A genomic region of Streptomyces rimosus contains the following coding sequences:
- a CDS encoding Crp/Fnr family transcriptional regulator, with the protein MSHDSHSDDRAPFLDTLPDEARAAFAQLGSRRRYIAGNVLIGEGDRVHELLVLHQGVVKVTARLDGDYESLVDIAMAGDVVGEMAAMGLGARTATVTTCGEVVATVVPEHELKPFLVANPEVWAALDTVLCGRLYRAVRRRLEYREYPVVVRLARVLVELVALYRRKGWKGEIIDVNLSQSEFAALTGCTTETVRKALAQLRERGYISTGSCRTEVLHLDGLRRVARLSYAGHPQPLLQSGINTGS; encoded by the coding sequence ATGAGTCATGACTCGCACTCGGATGATCGCGCGCCGTTTCTCGACACCCTGCCGGATGAGGCCCGCGCAGCCTTCGCACAGTTGGGCAGTCGGCGCCGCTACATCGCGGGGAACGTACTGATCGGTGAGGGCGACCGCGTGCATGAGCTGTTGGTGCTTCATCAGGGAGTCGTCAAAGTCACCGCCCGCCTGGACGGCGACTACGAATCCCTGGTGGACATCGCAATGGCTGGAGACGTCGTAGGTGAAATGGCAGCCATGGGACTCGGGGCAAGAACGGCCACGGTGACCACCTGCGGAGAAGTCGTTGCGACTGTTGTCCCAGAGCACGAGCTCAAACCCTTTCTCGTCGCCAATCCCGAAGTCTGGGCAGCGCTCGACACAGTGCTCTGTGGCCGACTGTACAGAGCGGTCCGTCGGCGCTTGGAGTACCGCGAGTATCCGGTCGTGGTCCGGCTGGCTCGCGTGCTCGTGGAACTCGTTGCCCTATACAGGAGGAAGGGATGGAAAGGAGAGATCATCGACGTAAACCTCTCCCAGTCCGAGTTCGCCGCACTGACGGGCTGTACTACGGAAACTGTGCGCAAGGCGCTCGCCCAACTGCGCGAGAGAGGCTATATCAGCACTGGATCATGCAGAACCGAAGTTTTGCATTTGGACGGGCTGCGAAGAGTCGCCCGGTTGAGTTATGCCGGTCACCCCCAGCCACTGCTACAGAGTGGCATAAATACCGGTTCCTAG
- a CDS encoding DUF488 domain-containing protein, protein MGGQRGGIRQRRVYEEPEAADGARVLVDRLWPRGVAKEAAHLDEWCKDVAPSKELRTWYGHRSERYAEFARRYRHELAGSPAREALGRLREYAAAGPLTLLTATKSVEESHLAVLAEVLEGE, encoded by the coding sequence ATGGGTGGTCAGCGCGGAGGGATCCGGCAGCGCCGGGTGTACGAGGAGCCGGAGGCGGCGGACGGTGCGCGGGTGCTCGTCGACCGGCTGTGGCCGCGGGGGGTGGCGAAGGAGGCGGCTCACCTGGACGAGTGGTGCAAGGACGTGGCGCCTTCCAAGGAGCTGCGTACCTGGTACGGGCACCGGTCCGAGCGGTACGCGGAATTCGCGCGGCGGTACCGGCACGAGCTGGCCGGGTCGCCGGCCCGGGAGGCGCTGGGGCGGCTGCGGGAGTATGCGGCGGCCGGGCCGCTGACCTTGCTGACCGCGACCAAGAGTGTGGAGGAGAGCCATCTGGCGGTGTTGGCGGAGGTGCTGGAGGGGGAGTAG
- a CDS encoding argininosuccinate synthase, translating to MTERVVLAYSGGLDTSVAIGWIAEETGAEVIAVAVDVGQGGEDLDVIRKRALACGAVEAEVADAKDEFADEYCLPAIKANALYMDRYPLVSALSRPTIVKHLVAAARKHGATTVAHGCTGKGNDQVRFEAGISSLAPDLKCIAPVRDYAMTRDKAIAFCESKNLPIATSKKSPYSIDQNVFGRAVETGFLEDIWNAPIEDVYDYTADPAVPREADEVVITFEAGVPVAVDGKAVSVLQAVQQLNERAGAQGVGRIDMVEDRLVGIKSREIYEAPGAIALITAHQELENVTVERELARYKRQVEQRWGELVYDGLWFSPLKRALDGFIEEANRAVSGDIRMTLHGGRAVVTGRRSGQSLYDFNLATYDTGDTFDQSLSKGFIEIFGMSSKIAAKRDLA from the coding sequence GTGACCGAGCGCGTCGTACTCGCCTACTCGGGCGGTCTGGACACCTCCGTCGCCATCGGCTGGATCGCCGAGGAGACGGGCGCCGAGGTCATCGCCGTGGCTGTGGATGTCGGCCAGGGCGGTGAGGACCTGGACGTCATCCGCAAGCGCGCGCTCGCCTGCGGTGCGGTCGAGGCCGAGGTCGCGGACGCCAAGGACGAGTTCGCCGATGAGTACTGCCTGCCGGCGATCAAGGCGAACGCCCTGTACATGGACCGGTACCCGCTGGTCTCCGCGCTGTCGCGGCCCACCATCGTCAAGCACCTGGTCGCCGCCGCCCGTAAGCACGGCGCCACCACCGTCGCGCACGGCTGCACCGGCAAGGGCAACGACCAGGTGCGGTTCGAGGCCGGGATCTCCTCGCTGGCGCCTGATCTGAAGTGCATCGCCCCGGTCCGGGACTATGCGATGACCCGGGACAAGGCGATCGCGTTCTGTGAGAGCAAGAACCTGCCGATCGCGACCTCCAAGAAGTCGCCGTACTCGATCGACCAGAACGTCTTCGGGCGGGCCGTGGAGACCGGCTTCCTGGAGGACATCTGGAACGCGCCGATCGAGGACGTGTACGACTACACGGCCGATCCGGCGGTGCCGCGCGAGGCCGACGAGGTCGTGATCACGTTCGAGGCGGGCGTGCCGGTCGCCGTCGACGGCAAGGCCGTCTCCGTGCTCCAGGCCGTCCAGCAGCTCAACGAGCGGGCCGGCGCGCAGGGCGTCGGGCGGATCGACATGGTCGAGGACCGGCTGGTCGGCATCAAGTCCCGCGAGATCTACGAGGCGCCCGGCGCCATCGCGCTGATCACCGCCCACCAGGAGCTGGAGAACGTCACCGTCGAGCGCGAGCTGGCCCGCTACAAGCGGCAGGTCGAGCAGCGGTGGGGCGAGCTGGTCTACGACGGTCTGTGGTTCTCGCCGCTGAAGCGGGCGCTGGACGGGTTCATCGAGGAGGCGAACCGGGCGGTGTCCGGTGACATCCGGATGACGCTGCACGGCGGGCGCGCGGTGGTCACCGGGCGGCGGTCCGGGCAGTCGCTGTACGACTTCAACCTGGCGACCTACGACACGGGCGACACCTTCGACCAGTCGCTCTCCAAGGGCTTCATCGAGATCTTCGGGATGTCCTCGAAGATCGCCGCGAAGCGGGACCTGGCGTAG
- the argH gene encoding argininosuccinate lyase yields the protein MSSNSGDVRLWGGRFADGPAEALAKLSASVHFDWRLAPYDIAGSRAHARVLKKAGLLTEDELTRMLAGLDRLEADVADGSFTGTIADEDVHTALERGLLERLGPDLGGKLRAGRSRNDQVATLFRMYLRDHARIIGGLITDLQEALVGLAEAHPDVAMPGRTHLQHAQPVLFAHHVLAHVQALSRNAERLRQWDARTAVSPYGSGALAGSSLGLDPEAVAADLGFEGGSAANSIDGTASRDFVAEFAFITAMIGVDLSRIAEEVIIWNTKEFSFVTLHDAFSTGSSIMPQKKNPDIAELARGKSGRLIGNLTGLLATLKALPLAYNRDLQEDKEPVFDSCDQLEILLPAFTGMMATLTVNRERMEELAPAGFSLATDIAEWLVRQGVPFRVAHEVAGECVKECERHGIELDELSDEQFAAISPHLTPEVRTVLNVPGALASRSGRGGTAPSAVAVQLAEVKTDLATQRAWADAKS from the coding sequence GTGAGCAGCAACAGCGGTGACGTCCGGCTCTGGGGCGGGCGGTTCGCCGACGGGCCCGCCGAGGCCCTGGCGAAGCTGTCCGCGTCCGTGCACTTCGACTGGCGGCTGGCGCCGTACGACATCGCCGGTTCCCGTGCGCACGCCCGCGTCCTGAAGAAGGCGGGGCTGCTCACCGAGGACGAGCTGACGCGGATGCTCGCGGGGCTGGACCGGCTGGAGGCCGATGTGGCCGACGGCAGCTTCACCGGGACCATCGCCGACGAGGATGTGCACACCGCGCTGGAGCGGGGCCTGCTGGAGCGGCTCGGCCCGGACCTCGGGGGCAAGCTGCGGGCCGGGCGGTCCCGTAACGACCAGGTCGCCACGCTCTTCCGGATGTATCTGCGCGACCACGCCCGGATCATCGGCGGGCTGATCACGGATCTCCAGGAGGCGCTGGTCGGCCTCGCCGAGGCGCACCCGGACGTCGCGATGCCGGGCCGTACGCACCTCCAGCACGCACAGCCGGTGCTGTTCGCGCACCACGTCCTCGCGCACGTCCAGGCGCTGTCGCGGAACGCGGAGCGGCTGCGGCAGTGGGATGCGCGGACGGCCGTCTCGCCGTACGGGTCGGGGGCGCTGGCCGGGTCCTCGCTGGGCCTGGACCCGGAGGCGGTCGCCGCCGACCTCGGGTTCGAGGGCGGCAGCGCGGCCAACTCCATCGACGGGACGGCGTCGCGGGACTTCGTCGCCGAGTTCGCCTTCATCACGGCGATGATCGGCGTGGACCTGTCCCGGATCGCCGAGGAGGTCATCATCTGGAACACGAAGGAGTTCTCCTTCGTGACGCTGCACGACGCCTTCTCCACCGGCTCCTCGATCATGCCGCAGAAGAAGAACCCGGACATCGCGGAGCTGGCGCGCGGCAAGTCCGGCCGGCTGATCGGCAACCTGACCGGCCTGCTGGCGACGCTCAAGGCGCTGCCGCTCGCGTACAACCGGGACCTCCAGGAGGACAAGGAGCCGGTCTTCGACTCCTGCGACCAGCTGGAGATCCTGCTGCCGGCGTTCACCGGGATGATGGCCACGCTGACCGTCAACCGGGAGCGGATGGAAGAGCTGGCCCCGGCCGGTTTCTCGCTGGCCACGGACATCGCCGAGTGGCTCGTACGGCAGGGTGTGCCGTTCCGGGTCGCGCACGAGGTCGCGGGGGAGTGCGTCAAGGAGTGCGAGCGGCACGGCATCGAGCTGGACGAGCTGAGCGATGAGCAGTTCGCCGCGATCTCGCCGCATCTGACGCCGGAGGTGCGTACGGTGCTGAACGTGCCGGGCGCGCTCGCCTCGCGCAGTGGCCGGGGCGGCACGGCCCCGTCCGCCGTCGCCGTCCAGCTGGCCGAGGTCAAGACGGACCTGGCGACGCAGCGGGCGTGGGCGGACGCCAAGAGCTGA
- a CDS encoding TetR/AcrR family transcriptional regulator — protein MAVDREHVLREAAGLLTRKATAGMDEIARAAGISRATLHRHFAGRDALIKALEELGIRQFTEALDAARLDEDDAVTALRRLIAESEPVAGFLAFLYTENQLFEGEEVNEGWDRLDARIHALFRRGQEEGAFRIDLTPVWLTEALYGLIGAGAWAVHEGRVASKDLTHSIAELLLGGIRRSMEK, from the coding sequence ATGGCCGTAGACCGAGAACACGTACTCAGAGAGGCCGCCGGCCTGCTCACCCGTAAGGCGACCGCCGGGATGGATGAGATCGCGCGGGCCGCGGGGATCAGCCGGGCGACCCTGCACCGGCACTTCGCGGGCCGCGACGCCCTGATCAAAGCGCTGGAGGAACTGGGCATCCGGCAGTTCACCGAGGCGCTGGACGCGGCCCGGCTCGACGAGGACGACGCGGTCACGGCGCTGCGCCGGCTGATCGCCGAGTCCGAGCCGGTCGCCGGCTTCCTCGCCTTCCTCTACACCGAGAACCAGCTCTTCGAGGGCGAGGAGGTCAACGAGGGCTGGGACCGGCTCGACGCCCGAATCCACGCGCTGTTCCGGCGCGGCCAGGAGGAAGGCGCCTTCCGTATCGACCTCACGCCCGTCTGGCTCACCGAGGCGCTGTACGGACTGATCGGCGCCGGCGCGTGGGCCGTGCACGAGGGGCGCGTGGCGTCCAAGGACCTCACCCATTCGATCGCCGAGCTGCTGCTCGGCGGCATCCGACGGAGCATGGAGAAATGA
- a CDS encoding MFS transporter: MSKPANETAEHTGATAEHQPRPGRWLALAVLVLAVLLVGVDATVLGLATPFLSEDLRPSGTQLLWIGDVYSFVIAGLLVSMGSLGDRIGRKKLLLTGSVVFGAMSVLAAYAGSPAMMIVARALLGVAGATLMPSTLALIRNLFHDPRERSLAIGIWGAMASAGAAVGPVLGGFLLGHFWWGSVFLINLPVMALLVLVGAKVLPESRNPNPGPWDLISVGLSLVGMVAIVYAIKEAAVHGIRWDIAAAAVLGALALVTFVRRQQTLASPLLDMRLFKNRGFSGAVLADLLTILGLSGLVFFLSQFLQMVQLRSPLNAGLVELPAAIGAVGAGLAAGYVARRLSVRLVVAGGLGVVGLALAGCIGLGQDTSTFTLGTILFVVGIGAGFAFTVTADVILSSVPKEQAGAASAVSETAYELGAALGIALLGSIVTGIYRDFTTPAGVPEASADAARESLGGAVEASGTLPADTGSSLLTAAQHAFVDGLDTAAGVGAAVLLAAACAAWFLLRGQRLADSPAEAEPEQEAVRS, encoded by the coding sequence ATGAGCAAGCCCGCCAACGAGACCGCGGAGCACACCGGCGCCACCGCGGAGCACCAGCCGCGCCCCGGACGCTGGCTCGCGCTCGCCGTCCTGGTCCTCGCCGTCCTGCTGGTCGGCGTGGACGCCACCGTTCTGGGCCTGGCCACCCCCTTCCTCAGCGAGGACCTGCGTCCCTCCGGCACGCAGCTGCTGTGGATCGGCGACGTCTACTCGTTCGTCATCGCCGGTCTGCTGGTCTCCATGGGCAGCCTCGGCGACCGCATCGGGCGCAAGAAGCTGCTGCTGACCGGCTCGGTCGTGTTCGGCGCCATGTCGGTGCTCGCCGCGTACGCCGGCAGCCCGGCCATGATGATCGTGGCGCGCGCCCTGCTGGGCGTGGCGGGCGCGACGCTGATGCCCTCCACCCTCGCCTTGATCCGCAACCTCTTCCACGATCCCAGGGAGCGCAGTCTCGCCATCGGCATCTGGGGCGCGATGGCCTCGGCGGGCGCCGCCGTCGGCCCGGTCCTCGGCGGTTTCCTGCTCGGCCACTTCTGGTGGGGCTCGGTCTTCCTGATCAACCTGCCGGTGATGGCGCTGCTGGTGCTCGTCGGCGCCAAGGTGCTGCCGGAGTCCCGTAACCCGAACCCGGGCCCGTGGGACCTGATCAGTGTGGGGCTGTCGCTGGTGGGCATGGTGGCGATCGTGTACGCGATCAAGGAAGCGGCGGTGCACGGCATACGCTGGGACATCGCGGCGGCCGCCGTCCTCGGGGCGCTCGCGCTCGTCACCTTCGTACGCCGCCAGCAGACGCTCGCCTCACCGCTGCTGGACATGCGGCTCTTCAAGAACCGCGGCTTCTCCGGCGCCGTACTGGCCGACCTGCTGACCATCCTGGGCCTGTCCGGACTGGTCTTCTTCCTCTCGCAGTTCCTCCAGATGGTGCAGCTGCGCTCGCCCCTCAACGCGGGCCTGGTGGAACTGCCGGCGGCGATCGGCGCGGTGGGCGCGGGCCTCGCGGCGGGGTACGTCGCCCGGCGGCTGTCCGTACGGCTCGTCGTCGCCGGCGGCCTGGGGGTGGTCGGGCTGGCCCTGGCCGGGTGCATCGGCCTGGGCCAGGACACCAGCACCTTCACGCTCGGCACGATCCTGTTCGTCGTCGGCATCGGCGCGGGCTTCGCGTTCACCGTCACCGCCGACGTGATCCTCTCCAGCGTGCCCAAGGAGCAGGCGGGCGCCGCTTCCGCGGTCTCGGAGACGGCGTACGAACTGGGCGCCGCCCTCGGCATCGCGCTGCTCGGCTCCATCGTCACCGGCATCTACCGGGACTTCACGACCCCCGCGGGGGTGCCCGAGGCGTCCGCCGACGCGGCGCGGGAGTCCCTGGGCGGGGCCGTCGAGGCGTCCGGCACCCTCCCGGCCGACACCGGATCGAGCCTGCTCACGGCCGCCCAGCACGCGTTCGTCGACGGCCTGGACACGGCCGCCGGGGTGGGTGCCGCGGTGCTGCTCGCCGCCGCCTGCGCCGCGTGGTTCCTGCTGCGCGGCCAGCGGCTGGCGGACAGCCCCGCCGAGGCGGAGCCGGAGCAGGAGGCAGTGCGGAGCTGA
- a CDS encoding bifunctional metallophosphatase/5'-nucleotidase codes for MFFTAAGALATVTAVGTHAFASGHARDARTADEYVDVQLLNITDLHGYLQAAPASNAVITGAGGKKYTVGGVAYMAAHLERLRAGRANSLFFAPGDLFSGWEFPAESLADEPTIEALNRMGMNFASAGNHEFDKSPAFLSQHMVDGISYPTVDWDNSFVDSAGQRFHGANFAYYSANMVWAKDGRTVLPPYNIEWVDAGRGRRLPVGFIHLTVLGSELMPASYQPGLRSLDQLATADRCAAELKARGVNAIVLSMHDGAVAGGDFNSGTNPSGPAYELALRCSPDIDAIVCGHWHTAFNMMVPDPNGVRRPFVEAGCHGQIINEINLRLDPATGKVIRELTTSTNHPNTRDVAPHPELAEVVKYWAGYGTRRAAVPLGKQTASFTRTRNEAGESTMGDLVADWALWAGRQPQGPMNDANLDPPTPADLAVIAIAPRLGQAIIAGDLVYDAATDGTVAFGKAWNAVGFGDPIVTATVTGQQIHDALEQQWTVPVGGGLKYAPLAVSANVRYSFDATGPAGNRVDPADVLIDGRPLDVSRSYRIAAPSYTLLNQDGYPAFTGFAQPFRHNRDFESFVAYVKERGRIEPAPLNRVTVKNGGVTGARIGEIHAPERLRSAAGVVLPRAEAAALAANRPTAEGFRVPC; via the coding sequence ATGTTCTTCACCGCGGCGGGGGCCCTCGCCACCGTCACCGCGGTCGGCACCCACGCCTTCGCTTCCGGCCACGCGCGCGACGCGCGTACCGCCGACGAGTACGTGGACGTGCAACTGCTCAACATCACCGATCTCCACGGTTACCTCCAGGCGGCGCCGGCCAGCAACGCGGTGATTACCGGCGCCGGCGGCAAGAAGTACACCGTGGGCGGCGTGGCCTACATGGCCGCGCACCTCGAACGGCTGCGGGCGGGCCGTGCCAACTCGCTGTTCTTCGCTCCCGGCGACCTCTTCTCCGGCTGGGAGTTCCCGGCCGAGTCGCTCGCCGACGAGCCGACCATCGAGGCCCTGAACCGGATGGGCATGAACTTCGCGTCGGCCGGCAACCACGAGTTCGACAAGTCGCCCGCCTTCCTCTCGCAGCACATGGTGGACGGCATCTCGTACCCGACGGTCGACTGGGACAACTCGTTCGTCGACTCCGCCGGACAGCGCTTCCACGGCGCCAACTTCGCCTACTACAGCGCCAACATGGTGTGGGCCAAGGACGGGCGCACGGTGCTGCCGCCGTACAACATCGAGTGGGTGGACGCCGGGCGCGGCCGCCGCCTGCCGGTCGGCTTCATCCATCTGACCGTCCTCGGCAGCGAGTTGATGCCCGCCTCCTACCAGCCGGGGCTGCGCAGCCTGGACCAGCTGGCCACCGCCGACCGCTGCGCCGCCGAACTCAAGGCCCGCGGCGTCAACGCGATCGTGCTGAGCATGCACGACGGCGCGGTGGCCGGCGGCGACTTCAACAGCGGCACCAACCCCTCGGGGCCCGCCTACGAACTGGCGCTGCGCTGCTCGCCGGACATCGACGCCATCGTCTGCGGCCACTGGCACACTGCCTTCAACATGATGGTCCCGGACCCCAACGGGGTGCGCCGCCCGTTCGTCGAGGCCGGCTGCCACGGCCAGATCATCAACGAGATCAACCTCCGGCTGGACCCGGCCACCGGCAAGGTGATCCGCGAGCTAACCACGTCCACCAACCACCCCAACACCCGCGACGTGGCCCCGCATCCGGAGCTGGCCGAGGTCGTCAAGTACTGGGCGGGGTACGGGACCCGGCGCGCCGCGGTGCCCCTCGGCAAGCAGACCGCCTCCTTCACCCGGACCCGCAACGAGGCCGGCGAGTCCACCATGGGCGACCTGGTGGCCGACTGGGCGCTGTGGGCCGGGCGGCAGCCGCAGGGTCCGATGAACGACGCGAACCTCGATCCGCCCACCCCCGCCGACCTGGCCGTCATCGCCATCGCACCGCGCCTCGGGCAGGCCATCATCGCCGGGGACCTGGTGTACGACGCGGCGACGGACGGCACGGTGGCGTTCGGCAAGGCGTGGAACGCGGTCGGCTTCGGCGACCCGATCGTCACCGCGACCGTCACCGGGCAGCAGATCCACGACGCGCTGGAGCAGCAGTGGACCGTACCGGTCGGCGGCGGTCTGAAGTACGCGCCGCTGGCGGTCTCCGCCAACGTCCGCTACAGCTTCGACGCGACCGGTCCGGCGGGCAACCGGGTGGATCCGGCCGATGTGCTCATCGACGGCAGGCCGCTGGACGTCTCCCGCTCGTACCGGATCGCGGCACCCTCGTACACGCTGCTCAACCAGGACGGATATCCCGCCTTCACCGGCTTCGCCCAGCCCTTCCGGCACAACCGCGACTTCGAGAGCTTCGTCGCGTACGTCAAGGAGAGAGGGCGGATCGAGCCCGCGCCGCTGAACCGGGTGACGGTCAAGAACGGCGGCGTCACGGGTGCGCGTATCGGTGAGATCCACGCACCGGAGCGGCTGCGGAGCGCGGCCGGAGTGGTGCTGCCCCGCGCCGAGGCCGCGGCGCTGGCCGCCAACCGGCCCACGGCGGAAGGGTTCCGCGTGCCCTGCTGA
- a CDS encoding lysophospholipid acyltransferase family protein produces the protein MSRILLKAFLGFVMRVLFRPKVEGAERIPGSGPVILAGNHVTFIDSLFLTLIVKRPVFFIGKDEYVKGKGLKGRLMAWFFTTAGMIPVDRDGGHGGVAALMTGRRVLEEGHAFGIYPEGTRSPDGRLYRGRTGIARLALMTGAPVVPFAMIGTDKVQPGGKGRPHLAPVTCRFGEPLDFSRYEGMDRDRYVLRAVTDEVMSDVMRLSGQEYVDMYATKARAA, from the coding sequence TTGTCCCGCATTCTGCTGAAGGCGTTTCTCGGATTCGTCATGCGTGTCCTGTTCCGCCCGAAGGTCGAGGGCGCGGAGCGCATTCCCGGCAGCGGACCGGTGATCCTGGCCGGCAACCACGTCACGTTCATCGACTCGCTGTTCCTGACCCTCATCGTCAAGCGGCCGGTGTTCTTCATCGGCAAGGACGAGTACGTCAAGGGCAAGGGCCTCAAGGGCCGCCTGATGGCCTGGTTCTTCACCACCGCCGGCATGATCCCGGTGGACCGGGACGGCGGGCACGGCGGCGTCGCGGCGCTGATGACCGGCCGCCGGGTGCTGGAAGAGGGCCACGCGTTCGGCATCTACCCCGAAGGCACCCGCTCCCCCGACGGCCGGCTGTACCGCGGCCGTACGGGCATCGCCCGCCTCGCGCTGATGACCGGCGCGCCCGTCGTGCCGTTCGCGATGATCGGCACCGACAAGGTGCAGCCCGGCGGCAAGGGCCGTCCGCATCTGGCGCCGGTGACCTGCCGCTTCGGTGAGCCGCTGGACTTCTCGCGCTACGAGGGCATGGACCGCGACCGCTATGTGCTGCGCGCCGTCACCGACGAGGTGATGAGCGACGTGATGCGGCTGTCCGGCCAGGAGTACGTGGACATGTACGCCACCAAGGCCCGCGCGGCCTGA
- a CDS encoding glycerophosphodiester phosphodiesterase produces MQERQLPGRRTVLGAAALGAGAAVWGGTGTASAASSRGRGHGAHGELPVPLIVGHRGASGYRPEHTFGSYQLALDMGADVIEQDVVPTKDGHLVCRHENDITATTDVSAHPEFADRRTTKTVDGVKLTGWFTEDFTLAELKTLRAKERIPGTRQHNTLYDGVWDVPTFEEVLKWADREGRKRGRRIWLHIETKHPTYFRKLGLGLEERLARLLRTYGRHRKNSPNFLQSFEPSSIQRLGKLVDCPKVVLLGTLKDRPWDFEVAGDPRTTADLVKPAGLKWIAGFAEGIGPDLTVILPRTKDDKLGKPTSVVRDAHAAGLVLHPYTGRNENTFLPADFRRGTDPNAYGDALGYFKKCLATGIDGLFSDNCDTALLAAAEFRRH; encoded by the coding sequence ATGCAGGAACGGCAGCTGCCGGGACGCCGGACGGTACTGGGTGCGGCGGCCCTCGGCGCGGGCGCGGCGGTCTGGGGCGGAACCGGTACGGCGAGTGCCGCGAGCTCCCGGGGGCGCGGCCACGGCGCGCACGGCGAGCTGCCCGTACCGCTGATCGTGGGCCACCGCGGCGCCAGCGGCTACCGCCCCGAGCACACCTTCGGCTCCTACCAGCTCGCGCTGGACATGGGCGCGGACGTCATCGAGCAGGACGTGGTGCCCACCAAGGACGGCCACCTCGTCTGCCGGCACGAGAACGACATCACGGCCACCACGGACGTCTCGGCGCACCCGGAGTTCGCGGACCGCAGGACGACGAAGACGGTCGACGGGGTCAAGCTCACCGGCTGGTTCACCGAGGACTTCACGCTCGCCGAGCTGAAGACCCTGCGGGCCAAGGAGCGCATTCCGGGCACCCGGCAGCACAACACCCTTTATGACGGCGTGTGGGACGTTCCGACCTTCGAGGAGGTCCTGAAGTGGGCCGACCGCGAGGGCCGCAAGCGGGGCCGCCGCATCTGGCTGCACATCGAGACCAAGCACCCCACCTACTTCCGCAAGCTGGGCCTCGGGCTGGAGGAACGTCTCGCCCGGCTGCTGCGCACGTACGGACGGCACCGGAAGAACTCGCCGAACTTCCTGCAGTCCTTCGAGCCCAGCAGCATCCAGCGGCTCGGCAAGCTCGTGGACTGCCCGAAGGTCGTCCTGCTGGGCACCCTCAAGGACCGCCCCTGGGACTTCGAGGTGGCCGGTGACCCGCGTACCACCGCCGACCTGGTCAAGCCCGCGGGCCTGAAGTGGATCGCCGGCTTCGCCGAGGGCATCGGCCCGGACCTGACCGTCATCCTCCCGCGCACCAAGGACGACAAGCTGGGCAAGCCCACCTCCGTCGTCCGGGACGCGCACGCCGCCGGGCTGGTCCTGCACCCGTACACCGGGCGCAACGAGAACACCTTCCTGCCCGCGGACTTCCGCCGCGGCACCGACCCGAACGCGTACGGCGACGCGCTGGGCTACTTCAAGAAGTGCCTGGCCACCGGCATCGACGGCCTGTTCTCCGACAACTGCGACACGGCGCTGCTGGCCGCCGCGGAGTTCCGCAGGCACTGA
- a CDS encoding GNAT family N-acetyltransferase, with amino-acid sequence MGMSVTISAATDQDAEQILKLQYLCYQPEAALYDDYSIEPLTQTLDDLRAELGDACAVVARLGTEVVGAVRGTVDADGTAAIGKLIVHPRMQHHGLGGRLLAAVEERLTAERSAKRYRLLTGHRSEGNLRLYRSHGYASVGTEQVSSRLSVITLEKEAAAADGAPQSYVASA; translated from the coding sequence ATGGGCATGAGCGTGACCATCTCGGCGGCGACCGACCAGGACGCCGAGCAGATCCTCAAACTCCAGTACCTCTGCTACCAGCCGGAGGCCGCGCTGTACGACGACTACTCGATCGAACCGCTCACCCAGACCCTGGATGACCTGCGTGCCGAACTGGGCGACGCCTGCGCGGTGGTGGCCCGGCTCGGCACGGAGGTCGTCGGGGCGGTACGCGGCACGGTCGACGCGGACGGCACGGCCGCCATCGGCAAGCTCATCGTCCACCCGCGCATGCAGCACCACGGCCTCGGCGGACGGCTGCTGGCCGCCGTCGAGGAGCGGCTGACCGCCGAACGCTCCGCCAAGCGCTACCGGCTCCTCACCGGCCACCGCAGCGAGGGCAATCTGCGCCTGTACCGCAGCCACGGCTACGCGTCCGTCGGCACCGAACAGGTCAGCTCCCGGCTCAGCGTGATCACGCTGGAGAAGGAGGCGGCCGCGGCGGACGGCGCGCCGCAGAGCTACGTGGCGAGCGCCTGA